In one Dermatophilaceae bacterium Sec6.4 genomic region, the following are encoded:
- a CDS encoding SHOCT domain-containing protein, giving the protein MGTGGWVVMVVVMALFWGLVIFAGVMIFRGSGKSRSGGVIQDRGALGILDDRFARGEINREEYEGRKAALRGR; this is encoded by the coding sequence ATGGGCACAGGAGGCTGGGTCGTCATGGTTGTGGTGATGGCGCTCTTCTGGGGCCTGGTGATCTTCGCGGGCGTCATGATCTTCCGCGGTAGCGGCAAGAGCCGCAGTGGCGGTGTCATCCAAGACCGTGGCGCGCTCGGGATCCTCGATGATCGTTTCGCGCGGGGCGAGATCAACCGCGAGGAATACGAAGGCCGCAAAGCCGCCCTCCGCGGCCGCTGA